One genomic segment of Saccharomyces kudriavzevii IFO 1802 strain IFO1802 genome assembly, chromosome: 8 includes these proteins:
- the IKI1 gene encoding Elongator subunit IKI1 (similar to Saccharomyces cerevisiae IKI1 (YHR187W); ancestral locus Anc_5.48), translating into MASSSHNPVILFKRVLSLTESSPLILCLDSMAQTSHRLIQEFIHQSKSKGNECPVVYISFETVNVPSYCTQFIDAAQMDFVHVVRQITSYLPAATATQAKKHMVIIDSLNYIPTDLITRFLSEIASPHCTIIATYHKDITDDDHAVIPGGNNNYPDKLTLLQFMATTILDIEVALAGNLDTEEVGELLNEFRIPRGLNNEIYQLRFVNKRKSGRSLEYDFTIDSKNHEYELSLSTRQEEADGGNELETPDMLQGLTTFNLGTSNKQKLAKDQVALPFLEAQSFGQGGAIVYEYEKDDDYDEEDPYEDPF; encoded by the coding sequence ATGGCCAGCTCATCACATAACCCTGtgattcttttcaaaagagttTTATCACTTACGGAGAGCTCTCCTTTGATTTTATGTTTGGATTCCATGGCCCAGACGTCACACAGGCTAATTCAAGAGTTTATCCATCAAAGCAAGAGCAAAGGCAACGAGTGCCCCGTTGTATACATTTCATTTGAAACGGTAAACGTTCCATCTTACTGCACTCAGTTTATCGATGCTGCCCAGATGGATTTCGTGCATGTGGTGAGGCAAATTACATCATATTTACCGGCCGCTACTGCCACGCAGGCCAAGAAACACATGGTTATCATAGATTCCTTGAATTATATTCCTACAGATCTTATAACAAGGTTTTTGTCCGAGATTGCGTCGCCTCATTGCACAATAATCGCTACGTATCATAAAGATATTACAGATGATGATCATGCGGTAATACCTGGCGGAAATAACAATTATCCGGATAAGCTGACTCTACTACAGTTTATGGCCACTACAATTTTGGATATTGAAGTGGCATTGGCTGGCAATCTCGATACCGAGGAGGTGGGTGaattattgaatgaatttaGGATTCCCCGTGGGCTGAATAACgaaatttatcaattacGCTTCGTCAATAAAAGGAAGTCAGGCAGATCACTCGAATACGACTTTACGATAGATTCGAAGAACCACGAATATGAATTATCATTGAGCACAAGGCAAGAGGAGGCGGACGGGGGTAATGAACTGGAAACCCCCGATATGTTACAGGGGCTAACTACGTTCAACTTAGGTACATCCAATAAGCAAAAGCTAGCCAAAGACCAAGTTGCATTGCCCTTCCTGGAGGCGCAAAGCTTTGGACAAGGAGGCGCTATTGTTtatgaatatgaaaagGATGATGACTACGATGAGGAAGATCCATACGAGGATCCCTTTTAG